Proteins encoded together in one Macadamia integrifolia cultivar HAES 741 chromosome 8, SCU_Mint_v3, whole genome shotgun sequence window:
- the LOC122085685 gene encoding alpha-L-fucosidase 1-like, which produces MGTAELWFALFLMVSVQFFELVISKRELVTTPPLPILPIPTSAQLKWQQRELIMFLHFGMNTFTDSEWGTGHENPSLFKPTGLDAHQWVDVASSAGISLVILTAKHHDGFCLWPSQYTEHSVKNSPWKNGHGDVVQELVDAANSKGIDVGLYLSPWDRHDKRYGHELQYNEYYLAQLQELLRRYGSVQEIWFDGAKGPNAPNMSYYFQDWFSMVKELQSSINIFSDAGPDVRWVGDEKGYAGNTCWSTINRNSLRIGDESIVGYLNMGDPKGTDWVPPECDVSIRTGWFWHKSQEPKPLSQLLEIYYNSVGRNCLLLLNVPPNSTGLISDSDVRRLGEFRRAIDTIFSTNLAEGSICKASSQRGGKVGGFGPENVLDGDHLWSYWAPDDEKAHEGHWIEIVGNGKVFTFNVVRIQEAIGLGQRIKSHEIYADGNLLATGTTVGYKKLHRLQMGTVQAHRVRIRIKKSRAWPLISSIGLHFDPYWHPKKANR; this is translated from the exons ATGGGCACGGCTGAGCTTTGGTTTGCTCTGTTCTTGATGGTATCAGTTCAGTTCTTTGAATTGGTAATATCTAAAAGGGAATTGGTAACGACACCACCATTGCCTATTCTCCCAATTCCCACCTCAGCCCAATTGAAATGGCAGCAGAGAGAACTAATAATGTTCCTTCACTTTGGAATGAACACTTTCACCGATTCAGAATGGGGGACTGGTCATGAGAATCCATCTCTGTTCAAACCAACAGGACTCGACGCCCATCAATGGGTCGACGTCGCTTCCAGTGCTGGAATATCTTTGGTGATCCTCACGGCCAAACATCACGATGGGTTCTGCTTATGGCCTTCTCAATACACAGAGCATTCCGTCAAGAACAGTCCATGGAAGAATGGCCATGGCGATGTGGTCCAAGAGCTGGTCGATGCTGCGAATTCTAAAGGTATAGATGTGGGGTTGTATCTCTCTCCTTGGGACCGCCATGATAAGAGATACGGGCATGAGTTGCAGTATAACGAGTACTACTTAGCCCAGTTGCAGGAATTGCTCCGAAG ATATGGGAGCGTTCAGGAGATATGGTTCGATGGAGCCAAAGGTCCAAATGCCCCCAACATGAGTTACTACTTTCAAGATTGGTTCTCCATGGTGAAGGAATTGCAGAGCTCCATTAATATATTCTCAGACGCAGGCCCAGATGTGAGATGGGTCGGAGATGAGAAGGGATACGCGGGGAATACTTGCTGGTCCACCATTAATCGAAATTCACTGAGGATTGGAGATGAAAGCATTGTTGG CTATCTGAACATGGGTGATCCAAAAGGAACTGATTGGGTTCCTCCTGAATGCGATGTTTCGATCAGAACTGGTTGGTTCTGGCACAAATCGCAAGAACCAAAGCCATTAAGTCAGCTACTCGAAATCTACTACAACTCTGTTGGAAGAAACTGCTTGCTCTTGCTCAATGTACCACCAAATTCAACTGGGTTGATCTCCGATTCCGACGTCCGGCGATTAGGAGAATTCCGGCGAGCCATTGACACCATATTCTCCACTAATTTAGCAGAGGGAAGTATCTGTAAAGCCAGCAGCCAAAGAGGAGGTAAGGTTGGTGGGTTTGGACCCGAAAATGTTCTTGATGGAGACCATTTGTGGTCTTATTGGGCCCCCGACGACGAAAAGGCCCATGAAGGGCATTGGATTGAAATTGTAGGGAACGGCAAAGTGTTTACATTCAATGTAGTGAGGATTCAAGAAGCAATTGGTCTGGGGCAGAGGATCAAGAGCCATGAGATCTATGCCGACGGGAATCTATTGGCAACGGGGACGACGGTCGGGTACAAGAAGCTACATAGGCTTCAAATGGGTACGGTTCAAGCCCATCGGGTTAGGATCCGGATCAAGAAATCGAGAGCATGGCCTTTGATATCATCCATTGGTCTTCATTTTGATCCTTATTGGCACCCAAAGAAAGCTAATAGGTAG